In one window of Psychrobacter sp. P2G3 DNA:
- the hisS gene encoding histidine--tRNA ligase, translating into MIKAIKGFNDILPEQAAKWLQLEAVLANVLARYGYENIRLPIVEQTDLFARAIGGATDIVEKEMYSFADKSEPPTPLTLRPEGTAGAVRAVIEHNLLRGDTPKLWYIGPMFRYERPQKGRYRQFHQIGVESFGSALPDADAELIAMTQLMWQELGLKDEMRLQLNSLGEIDERHAYRDALVAYLTDKQDQLDDDSKRRLTTNPLRILDSKEASTQALLTDAPKLADFLGAESKAHFEQVQAYLTTLGIDYEINPHLVRGLDYYNKTVFEWVTDKLGSQATVCAGGRYDGLVGQLKSIDAHDDKDNKKPVKSEPAVGFAMGLERLLLLIDAVNPMPPTSACDVFVVAHPEVYSSGLSYAQDLRHSRPDLRVKMASATSMKAQMKKADKSGAALTVIIAQQELDDNTISIKNMQTGDQQSVAQDWLATAENFTRL; encoded by the coding sequence ATGATCAAAGCTATTAAAGGTTTTAATGATATTCTGCCGGAGCAGGCAGCAAAATGGCTTCAATTAGAAGCAGTGTTGGCAAACGTGTTGGCTAGATACGGTTACGAGAATATTCGCTTACCTATCGTTGAACAGACTGATTTATTTGCTCGTGCTATTGGCGGTGCTACGGATATCGTCGAAAAAGAGATGTATAGCTTCGCTGATAAGTCCGAGCCACCAACACCTTTGACCTTGCGCCCAGAAGGTACAGCGGGTGCAGTACGTGCAGTCATTGAACACAATTTGCTGCGCGGTGATACACCAAAGCTTTGGTATATCGGTCCTATGTTTCGCTATGAGCGCCCGCAAAAAGGTCGCTACCGTCAGTTTCATCAGATAGGGGTCGAGAGCTTTGGCAGTGCATTACCAGATGCTGATGCTGAGCTGATTGCGATGACGCAGCTGATGTGGCAAGAGCTGGGTCTTAAAGATGAGATGCGCTTGCAGCTAAATAGTTTGGGTGAGATTGATGAGCGTCACGCTTATCGCGATGCTCTGGTTGCTTATTTAACAGACAAGCAAGATCAGCTTGATGATGATAGTAAGCGCCGCTTGACCACCAATCCGCTACGAATTTTAGATAGTAAAGAAGCAAGCACACAGGCGCTGCTCACTGACGCACCCAAACTTGCTGATTTTTTGGGAGCTGAGAGTAAAGCGCACTTTGAGCAGGTTCAAGCTTATTTGACGACGCTAGGCATAGATTATGAAATCAATCCGCATTTAGTACGCGGTCTCGATTACTATAACAAAACAGTTTTTGAATGGGTGACTGATAAGCTTGGTAGTCAAGCGACTGTCTGTGCAGGTGGACGTTATGACGGCTTAGTCGGTCAGCTAAAATCAATAGATGCTCATGATGACAAGGATAATAAAAAACCTGTTAAATCTGAACCTGCTGTTGGTTTTGCGATGGGGCTTGAGCGCTTATTGCTACTCATTGATGCTGTTAACCCTATGCCACCTACATCAGCATGCGATGTTTTTGTCGTTGCCCATCCAGAAGTATATAGCTCGGGTCTCAGTTATGCACAAGACTTACGCCATAGCCGTCCAGATTTACGAGTTAAGATGGCGAGTGCGACCAGTATGAAAGCACAAATGAAAAAGGCTGATAAGTCAGGTGCAGCATTGACTGTTATTATTGCGCAGCAGGAGCTTGATGATAATACGATTAGCATTAAAAATATGCAGACCGGTGATCAGCAATCAGTGGCACAGGATTGGCTGGCGACAGCAGAGAATTTTACGCGTCTGTAA
- the ndk gene encoding nucleoside-diphosphate kinase, translated as MANERTLSIIKPDAVAGNHIGAIYDRFEQAGLKIVAAKMMQLDDEKAGGFYAEHAERPFYNDLKSFMMSGPVLVSVLEGENAIAKHREIMGATNPKDADKGTIRADFASSIDENAVHGSDSAESAAREISYFFNDNEVCARTR; from the coding sequence ATGGCTAACGAACGTACTTTATCTATCATCAAACCTGACGCTGTTGCTGGCAACCACATCGGCGCTATCTATGACCGTTTTGAACAAGCTGGTCTAAAAATTGTTGCTGCTAAAATGATGCAACTTGATGATGAAAAAGCAGGCGGTTTCTACGCTGAGCATGCTGAGCGTCCATTTTACAATGACCTAAAATCTTTCATGATGTCAGGTCCAGTATTGGTATCAGTACTAGAAGGCGAAAATGCTATCGCTAAACACCGCGAAATCATGGGTGCAACTAACCCAAAAGATGCAGACAAAGGCACTATCCGTGCTGATTTTGCTAGCAGCATCGATGAAAACGCGGTTCATGGTTCAGATTCAGCTGAATCAGCAGCACGTGAAATCAGCTATTTTTTCAATGATAATGAAGTTTGTGCACGTACGCGTTAA
- the rlmN gene encoding 23S rRNA (adenine(2503)-C(2))-methyltransferase RlmN, which produces MSTIQTPTQHVPNKLTGSIKLVDEAQARTNLLGMTQAQLADYFKSIGEKPFRATQVVKWIYQQGVTDFEQMTNLSKSLRDKLSMHACVTPPKVIHRQYSEDGTRKWVFEVTGGSLVETVLIPADDSKVNGRKTLCVSSQVGCALDCSFCSTGKQGFERDLSAAEIIGQLWVANASYMTDENDSLENVDHSLWENNVTNVVMMGMGEPLLNYKPVVGSMELMLSDHAYGLSKRRVTLSTSGVVPKMYQLAQDIDVALAISLHAPNDELRNELVPINKKYPLSELIAAAKNYVYDVNPRHKKHVTIEYVMLDGVNDSNEHAEQMVKLLEGLPSKINLIPFNPFPHAPYDKSSNNRIHAFSNILSEAGFVCTIRQTRGDDIDAACGQLVGQVADRTRRSAAWQQSIKDRGIKDDATV; this is translated from the coding sequence ATGTCAACGATTCAAACACCCACTCAGCACGTGCCCAACAAGCTTACTGGTAGCATTAAGCTAGTAGATGAAGCGCAGGCAAGAACCAATTTATTGGGAATGACGCAAGCCCAACTTGCTGATTACTTTAAGAGCATCGGTGAAAAGCCTTTCCGTGCCACTCAAGTGGTTAAGTGGATATATCAGCAAGGTGTTACTGACTTTGAGCAGATGACTAATCTGAGTAAATCATTGCGCGATAAGCTGTCTATGCATGCCTGTGTGACCCCGCCAAAAGTTATTCATCGTCAATATAGTGAGGATGGTACGCGTAAATGGGTCTTTGAAGTGACAGGTGGCTCATTGGTTGAGACGGTGCTAATTCCAGCAGATGATAGCAAGGTAAATGGCCGCAAGACTTTATGTGTATCTTCACAAGTGGGCTGTGCACTTGATTGTAGCTTTTGTAGTACTGGTAAACAGGGCTTTGAGCGTGATTTAAGTGCTGCTGAGATTATCGGGCAGCTATGGGTGGCCAATGCTTCTTATATGACGGATGAAAATGACAGTCTAGAAAATGTTGACCATAGCTTGTGGGAAAACAACGTGACCAACGTAGTCATGATGGGCATGGGTGAGCCGCTATTAAATTATAAACCAGTGGTTGGCTCAATGGAGCTAATGCTCAGCGACCACGCTTATGGTTTATCAAAACGTCGAGTGACTTTGTCAACCTCAGGCGTGGTACCTAAAATGTACCAATTAGCACAAGATATTGACGTAGCACTGGCTATCTCGTTACATGCGCCAAATGATGAGCTGCGTAATGAGCTTGTGCCAATCAATAAAAAGTATCCTTTGAGTGAGCTAATCGCTGCTGCAAAAAACTATGTTTATGATGTTAATCCGCGTCATAAAAAACACGTGACCATCGAATACGTCATGTTAGATGGTGTTAACGATAGCAATGAGCACGCTGAACAAATGGTTAAGCTATTAGAAGGCTTGCCAAGTAAGATTAACCTTATTCCGTTCAATCCGTTCCCGCATGCGCCTTACGATAAATCAAGTAACAACCGCATTCACGCTTTTAGCAATATTCTTAGCGAAGCGGGTTTTGTCTGTACTATTCGCCAGACGCGTGGTGATGATATTGATGCGGCCTGTGGTCAGTTAGTGGGACAAGTGGCAGATCGAACCAGACGCTCGGCAGCATGGCAGCAAAGTATTAAAGATCGCGGTATTAAAGACGATGCAACTGTTTGA
- the bamB gene encoding outer membrane protein assembly factor BamB, whose protein sequence is MNVAVLALMTTAVVGCNRGIKPVVHDPVKLVQIAQPVSVLQPVFSVDVGNKKASKKDPLALQVGYSNAQIVTASRGGEVTGFDSTGQRLWSMNVGNQITGGVALDPLSQTAIVSTRNGLVMAFDSATGAKRWEHQLSGSVLTPALISNNRVVLSANDGFLHGLSLQTGQSIWQFATQVPAISVRGSAAPTLLDDKTALLATADGRLHAITTDSGLPQWSRRVGVGTGSSEVERMSDVDGMPIVDNNQLYAISYSGQLLGIDLTSRQVMFVNELASLKALAVNNKQVIATSLEGKVVAYDRINGNVLWESEALAYRDLTNPVMIGNYIAVGDLEGVVHLFNPATGDIISRVQTKGALTNLQVQGSRLMTQSVSGQVAIWQLAR, encoded by the coding sequence ATGAATGTGGCAGTCTTGGCGCTGATGACGACTGCTGTCGTTGGGTGTAACCGTGGTATCAAGCCAGTGGTACATGATCCAGTCAAACTGGTGCAAATTGCACAACCTGTTAGTGTGCTTCAGCCTGTATTTAGCGTTGATGTTGGTAATAAAAAAGCCAGTAAAAAAGACCCTCTTGCTCTACAAGTTGGCTATAGCAATGCACAGATTGTCACGGCATCACGTGGTGGTGAGGTGACAGGTTTTGATAGTACTGGTCAGCGTTTATGGTCAATGAATGTTGGCAATCAAATCACGGGCGGTGTGGCACTAGATCCATTAAGTCAAACCGCTATTGTTAGTACACGTAATGGCTTAGTAATGGCGTTCGATAGCGCTACGGGTGCTAAGCGCTGGGAGCATCAATTATCGGGTTCTGTGCTCACGCCTGCACTGATTAGTAATAACCGTGTGGTATTATCTGCTAATGATGGCTTTTTACATGGCTTATCTTTACAGACTGGTCAATCGATATGGCAGTTTGCGACTCAAGTCCCAGCTATTAGTGTCCGCGGTAGCGCAGCGCCAACCTTATTAGATGACAAAACGGCATTACTGGCTACTGCTGATGGCCGCCTGCACGCTATCACGACCGATAGTGGTTTACCACAGTGGTCAAGACGTGTCGGTGTAGGTACTGGTAGTAGTGAAGTTGAACGTATGAGCGATGTCGATGGCATGCCTATCGTTGATAATAATCAGTTATATGCAATTAGCTATAGTGGTCAGTTGCTTGGGATTGATTTAACGTCACGTCAGGTCATGTTTGTTAACGAACTTGCTAGCCTAAAAGCACTTGCGGTGAATAACAAACAAGTCATTGCAACCAGCTTAGAAGGTAAGGTCGTTGCATACGATCGTATTAATGGTAACGTGTTGTGGGAAAGTGAGGCACTTGCTTATCGCGATTTGACCAACCCTGTCATGATTGGAAACTATATCGCTGTTGGTGACCTTGAAGGGGTAGTGCATTTATTTAATCCTGCAACTGGCGATATTATTAGCCGAGTACAGACTAAAGGTGCGTTAACTAACTTGCAAGTACAGGGTAGTCGTTTAATGACTCAAAGTGTCTCTGGTCAAGTAGCAATATGGCAGTTAGCACGTTAA
- the ispG gene encoding flavodoxin-dependent (E)-4-hydroxy-3-methylbut-2-enyl-diphosphate synthase: MSTSSPITRRPTKKIYVGDVAIGGDAPISVQSMTNTDTCDVAATVAQIERCVEAGADFMRVSTPTMETVEAFGKIRKLVSVPLVADVHFDHKIALAVAEAGADCLRINPGNIGSDAKVREVVACAKHHNIPIRIGVNAGSLEKDIQRKYTEPTGAAMLESAMRHIDILERLNFDQYKVSVKASNVFLTLDAYRLISAQIDNPLHLGVTEAGVYRTGAVKSAIALGGLLLDGIGDTIRISLAAEPEEEIKIGFDILKSLNIRSNGVNFIACPSCSRQEFDVIRVMTALEARLEDVREPMNLSVIGCKVNGPGEAKESDIGIVGASPKSLVYRMGQKSHLIDTDNLVDEIESMVRAHARELEKSRENEIIRVK; the protein is encoded by the coding sequence ATGTCAACGTCATCGCCTATTACTCGCCGTCCTACCAAAAAGATTTATGTCGGTGATGTCGCGATTGGCGGCGATGCACCGATTAGTGTGCAAAGCATGACCAATACCGATACTTGTGATGTAGCAGCGACAGTCGCACAGATTGAGCGCTGTGTTGAGGCAGGCGCAGATTTTATGCGGGTATCTACGCCAACGATGGAGACGGTCGAAGCGTTCGGTAAGATTCGCAAGCTGGTTAGCGTACCATTGGTCGCTGATGTGCATTTTGATCATAAGATTGCACTTGCGGTTGCTGAAGCTGGCGCAGATTGTCTACGTATCAATCCGGGCAACATCGGTAGTGATGCTAAAGTACGCGAAGTGGTAGCTTGTGCTAAGCATCATAATATTCCTATTCGTATTGGGGTCAATGCAGGTTCTTTAGAGAAAGATATTCAGCGCAAATATACTGAACCAACTGGTGCGGCGATGCTTGAATCTGCCATGCGTCATATTGACATATTGGAGCGTTTAAACTTCGACCAATATAAAGTATCAGTCAAAGCAAGCAACGTGTTTTTAACTTTGGATGCCTATCGTTTAATATCAGCACAGATTGATAATCCGCTACATTTGGGTGTGACTGAAGCTGGTGTATACCGTACTGGCGCAGTCAAATCTGCTATTGCCCTTGGTGGTTTATTATTAGACGGCATTGGCGATACTATTCGTATCTCCTTGGCAGCAGAGCCAGAAGAAGAGATTAAAATCGGCTTTGATATCTTAAAGTCGCTTAATATTCGCTCTAATGGCGTAAACTTTATTGCTTGTCCAAGCTGCTCACGTCAAGAGTTTGATGTGATTAGAGTAATGACTGCTTTAGAAGCGCGTTTAGAAGATGTACGCGAGCCGATGAACTTGTCCGTAATTGGCTGTAAAGTGAATGGTCCAGGAGAGGCAAAAGAGTCTGATATTGGTATCGTCGGCGCATCACCAAAGTCATTAGTATACCGAATGGGTCAAAAGAGCCATCTTATCGACACCGACAATCTTGTTGATGAAATAGAAAGCATGGTACGCGCTCATGCAAGAGAGCTTGAGAAATCGCGTGAGAATGAGATTATTAGAGTAAAGTAG
- the der gene encoding ribosome biogenesis GTPase Der, which yields MSIKPVVALIGRPNVGKSTLFNQFTKSRQALVADLSGLTRDRQYGDAAYEGKSFIVVDTGGIGEADDGRGDIDDYMSEQSHTAIHEADIIVFVVDARVGMIGADAEIGKFLHSLGKPVYVVANKVDGAHDAAPAEFYALGLGEPYPMAASHGRGVGNLLEVITADMPEDVDAGEPDGLKLAIIGRPNVGKSTLVNRLLGEDRVVVFDMPGTTRDSIYIPYKRDGKNYVLIDTAGVRRRGRIDEKVEKFSVIKTLQAIEDSNVTVIVIDAQEGIVDQDLHMIGYALDAGRALVVAINKWDGLTHDQRDYIKIEMDRRFNFIPYVKVHLISALHGTGVGNLYPSILRAYQSSMFEVSTNRLTQILEDAVTANPPPTVAGRRIKLRYAHIGGHNPPVIVIHGNQTGSLPKSYQRYLENQFREVFKLEGTPLNVVFKLNENPYANKSDTPTKAKAQQLLQRQRNRKQKYSKNNKSTDKKR from the coding sequence ATGAGTATCAAGCCCGTGGTCGCCCTAATTGGCCGTCCCAATGTAGGTAAATCTACTTTATTTAATCAATTTACCAAGAGTCGTCAGGCTTTGGTTGCCGACCTATCAGGTCTGACTCGTGATCGCCAGTATGGTGATGCTGCCTATGAAGGCAAGTCATTTATCGTTGTGGACACTGGTGGTATCGGTGAAGCAGACGATGGCAGAGGTGATATTGATGACTATATGTCTGAGCAGTCACATACCGCGATCCATGAAGCTGACATTATTGTCTTTGTAGTTGATGCGCGCGTAGGCATGATTGGTGCCGATGCAGAAATCGGTAAGTTCTTGCATAGCTTAGGCAAGCCTGTATATGTTGTCGCCAATAAAGTCGATGGCGCTCATGATGCTGCGCCTGCAGAATTTTATGCACTAGGATTGGGTGAACCTTATCCAATGGCTGCCAGCCATGGTCGCGGTGTCGGCAATCTTTTAGAAGTAATTACTGCTGATATGCCTGAAGACGTAGATGCTGGAGAGCCAGATGGTCTAAAGCTCGCTATTATTGGTCGTCCAAATGTAGGTAAATCTACGCTTGTGAATCGTCTATTAGGTGAGGATCGGGTCGTTGTGTTCGATATGCCTGGTACCACGCGAGATAGTATCTATATTCCTTATAAGCGCGATGGTAAAAACTACGTATTGATTGATACTGCTGGTGTACGTCGCCGTGGCCGTATTGATGAAAAAGTAGAAAAATTCTCTGTTATTAAAACCTTACAAGCTATCGAAGACTCTAACGTTACTGTCATCGTTATCGATGCGCAAGAAGGTATCGTGGATCAAGATCTGCATATGATTGGTTATGCACTTGATGCAGGCCGAGCATTAGTAGTCGCCATTAATAAGTGGGATGGTTTAACTCATGATCAAAGAGACTATATAAAAATCGAGATGGATCGTCGTTTTAATTTCATACCGTATGTAAAAGTGCATTTGATATCAGCATTGCATGGTACGGGTGTGGGTAATCTTTATCCATCCATTTTACGTGCCTATCAGTCTTCTATGTTTGAAGTGTCTACCAATCGTTTGACGCAGATTTTAGAAGATGCTGTTACTGCGAACCCGCCACCAACCGTTGCAGGCCGCCGTATTAAACTGCGTTATGCTCATATTGGTGGCCATAATCCACCGGTAATTGTTATTCATGGTAATCAAACTGGCTCATTACCTAAGAGTTATCAGCGCTACCTCGAAAACCAATTCCGTGAAGTGTTTAAACTTGAAGGTACACCGCTTAACGTGGTCTTTAAGCTCAACGAAAATCCATATGCTAATAAGAGTGATACGCCAACCAAGGCTAAAGCACAACAATTGCTTCAGCGCCAGCGTAATCGTAAGCAAAAGTATTCAAAGAATAATAAAAGCACTGATAAAAAACGATAA
- a CDS encoding tetratricopeptide repeat protein — protein sequence MAQNTQSPNTDNSMQALKQYGSYIFTAILLALAGYFGWTYWQDNHARVDTVAADHYADIQRLNEEVSLAAQNPDLEAEALTALAASRTQLNKDIDALVSTHGDSVYAWQALMIKARQQVDSDDFAGATETLKKALAIDLGDAGLSAITRLRYAETLLSAGDADAALAEANNDMPSSFEASQQELLGDIYLAKNDEDAAIKAYTNAWNLISKRQETRAVLALKMESLGIVPEPISEPASLIQAAAIPETATQNPNVNVNDSVNNSNVSDQAAQ from the coding sequence ATGGCTCAGAATACCCAGTCGCCAAATACAGACAACTCGATGCAAGCGCTTAAGCAATATGGTAGCTATATCTTCACAGCTATATTATTAGCATTAGCAGGCTATTTTGGCTGGACATACTGGCAAGATAACCATGCACGGGTAGATACCGTTGCCGCTGATCATTATGCGGATATTCAAAGGCTCAATGAAGAAGTTAGTCTAGCAGCACAAAACCCAGATTTAGAGGCTGAGGCATTGACTGCACTTGCTGCTAGTCGTACCCAGCTCAATAAAGATATCGATGCACTAGTTAGCACGCATGGGGACTCAGTCTATGCTTGGCAAGCATTAATGATTAAAGCTCGTCAGCAGGTCGATAGCGATGATTTTGCTGGTGCTACCGAAACTTTAAAAAAGGCTCTAGCAATAGATTTGGGTGATGCAGGCTTAAGTGCTATTACGCGCTTGCGTTATGCAGAGACGCTATTATCCGCAGGTGATGCAGATGCAGCTTTAGCAGAAGCTAACAATGATATGCCAAGCTCGTTTGAGGCCAGCCAACAAGAGTTGCTAGGTGATATTTACTTAGCAAAAAATGATGAAGATGCTGCTATCAAAGCTTATACTAATGCTTGGAATCTCATCAGTAAACGTCAAGAAACTCGAGCAGTATTGGCATTAAAGATGGAGAGTCTTGGTATCGTTCCTGAACCAATTAGCGAGCCAGCTAGCCTTATTCAAGCAGCTGCTATACCTGAGACAGCAACACAAAATCCTAATGTTAACGTTAATGATAGCGTTAACAATAGTAACGTTTCTGACCAAGCAGCGCAGTAA
- the pilW gene encoding type IV pilus biogenesis/stability protein PilW, whose translation MMISKYSCQLKTQRKIPLLMNESATVITYQETLHTALSRPKCLLVASAIMALLLTGCQSTPTDGLSGSTRYQTSTQPSDNRNLDKQEIARVRTSLAAQYIRKNELDTAQRQLEKAFAADSRYAPAYDMMGVLLQQEGSRLNLEKADQYFKKAIALDKDFDQVRNNYGVYLSQMKRYTEAAEQFEIAGAALGYEGRIGALENLGRTYLQLNNNPAAAKAFLRALDGNRNSLIAHIELVDLLLEQQRVQQAQRLYDETLLLVQGQGISPRLLLQGIKLAAAQNDRTTRQQLAQQLLSAYPLSDEAKQLKTWLNNPEAPWK comes from the coding sequence ATGATGATTTCTAAATACTCTTGTCAACTCAAGACTCAGCGCAAAATTCCTTTATTAATGAATGAGTCCGCAACAGTGATCACGTATCAAGAAACACTTCATACTGCGCTTAGCAGACCAAAATGTCTGCTAGTTGCTAGTGCCATTATGGCGTTATTGCTAACAGGTTGCCAAAGTACGCCAACAGATGGTTTGAGTGGCAGTACCCGTTATCAAACTTCAACGCAGCCAAGTGATAACCGCAACCTTGATAAGCAAGAGATTGCTCGCGTGCGTACTTCACTTGCCGCACAATATATTCGTAAAAATGAGCTTGATACTGCTCAGCGTCAACTTGAAAAAGCTTTTGCTGCTGATAGCCGATATGCGCCAGCCTATGATATGATGGGCGTTTTGTTGCAGCAAGAAGGCAGCCGCCTTAATCTTGAAAAAGCCGATCAATACTTCAAAAAAGCGATTGCGCTTGATAAAGATTTTGATCAAGTGCGTAATAACTATGGCGTATATCTATCACAGATGAAGCGTTATACTGAGGCCGCAGAACAGTTTGAAATTGCAGGTGCAGCACTTGGTTATGAAGGGCGTATTGGCGCACTTGAGAACCTAGGACGTACTTACTTACAGCTTAATAACAATCCAGCCGCAGCCAAAGCATTTTTACGTGCCTTAGATGGTAATCGTAATAGCTTGATTGCTCATATTGAGCTGGTTGACTTATTGCTTGAGCAGCAACGTGTGCAGCAAGCACAAAGACTCTATGATGAGACTTTATTGCTTGTGCAAGGCCAAGGTATTAGCCCGCGTTTGTTATTGCAAGGTATCAAACTTGCCGCCGCTCAAAATGACAGAACCACGCGCCAACAATTGGCACAGCAGCTGCTATCCGCTTATCCATTAAGTGATGAAGCAAAACAACTTAAGACTTGGCTTAACAATCCAGAGGCACCATGGAAATGA
- a CDS encoding RodZ domain-containing protein yields the protein MEMNNPSSNHQSNAQGSFGAMLQQARKAKQISLKEVASELFILERHLQALEDENFAALPQVTFARGFAINYAKFLDLDPTKIATSFDASYPNELKARSVNNIDTPLRPMGTLQRDSRSRIRFNPLLILAVIGLIILAVFLFRMVTNASQDNRTPVTEVEDLSASEQAQGAAVNSQFDSTGLDDVGASGSALNLDSANDMSKVSLDVDITDDANVTITDASGNSLMTGSQARGNYKLLGTPPFNIQIDNTDNVSLLLNQESVALNEYATNKQASFALSP from the coding sequence ATGGAAATGAACAACCCATCATCAAATCATCAATCTAACGCTCAGGGATCATTTGGTGCCATGTTGCAGCAAGCCCGTAAAGCTAAGCAAATTAGTTTAAAAGAAGTAGCAAGTGAGTTGTTCATCTTAGAGCGTCATCTGCAAGCGCTAGAAGACGAAAACTTTGCCGCTTTACCACAGGTGACTTTTGCACGTGGTTTTGCAATCAACTATGCAAAATTTTTAGATCTAGACCCTACAAAAATTGCGACAAGTTTTGATGCTTCTTATCCAAATGAGCTTAAAGCTCGATCGGTCAATAATATTGATACTCCATTGCGCCCAATGGGAACGTTGCAGCGTGATAGTCGTAGCCGTATTCGCTTTAACCCATTACTTATTCTTGCAGTAATAGGTCTTATTATCTTAGCGGTATTTTTATTCCGCATGGTGACCAATGCCAGCCAAGATAACCGCACGCCTGTGACGGAAGTTGAGGACTTATCTGCATCGGAACAAGCGCAAGGGGCAGCGGTTAATAGCCAGTTCGATAGTACTGGTCTAGATGATGTCGGGGCGTCAGGTTCAGCACTTAATTTAGATAGTGCTAATGATATGAGTAAAGTCTCATTAGACGTTGACATCACAGATGATGCTAATGTAACTATTACTGATGCGTCTGGGAACAGTCTCATGACAGGTAGCCAAGCTCGTGGCAATTATAAGCTGCTAGGTACACCGCCATTCAATATTCAAATTGATAACACTGATAATGTAAGCTTATTACTTAATCAAGAATCTGTTGCGTTAAATGAATATGCCACTAACAAGCAAGCAAGTTTTGCACTGTCGCCTTAA